One part of the Flavobacterium johnsoniae UW101 genome encodes these proteins:
- a CDS encoding PAS domain-containing sensor histidine kinase — MELTSNDELFYTIFNSAANGLIALQPVYNKEKIEDFLLLFCNSRIQEYFEVEECKNQFFTDIFKLYDADILIEKFTETLVNRKNSTFEISFEIGEQLYWFRFTAEEKNGLLIVTVENITEYKTKRNNLIAALTAIEKQERFYNSITNTTPDLVYVFDLAYNFTYANKALLDMWGKSAQDAIGKGLRDNGYEEWHAVMHEREIDDVVANKKMIRGTVSFPHAELGRRVYDYIFAPVFNKQGEVEAIAGTTRDITEIKLAEEQQFLARKRIEESESRLQSMIHQTPSATLVLMGADLVIEQINRQMLALIGRGEEIIGMRLIDVLPELNGQYVWTQVQNVYNKGIPFDQAEVLVQHNRTGEMRDYYYNLAYRPLVQDGVITGMIQVAEDVTEQVTARNKMEESEKRFRALVNASSDFVYRMNADWTVMRSLETLDSYASEGEPVSNWINSYIHPDDRKKALKLISEAIDNKSIFQLEHRVLNANGTIGWNFSRVVPILDDNNTIIEWFGAASDITSQKEVQQIINESAENFRQLADLVPQIIWTSRPDGFIDYYNKRWYEYTNLKENEYGDSSWISVLHPDDVELVKDNWYESIQSGNFYQLEFRLKDSVTGEYRWFLSKAVPIRDASGAITKWFGTCTDIHEQKTATEKLEVLINERTRELQRSNEDLQQFAHVASHDLKEPVRKIKTFISRLEDNLEGKLDDSAKKFIDRIHVASDRMFNMIEGVLAYSKINADQQKPTVVDLNEVLKNIETDLEVSLQKTGGEIYYDNLPVLEGAQVLLYQLFYNLINNSIKFAKDDVPVKVKLSSKIIKQQDNDFAVITVEDNGIGFNENQAERIFETFTRLNSKDSYEGTGLGLSLCKKIVERHAGTITASGSPYNGAVFTIVLPLKQEENDI, encoded by the coding sequence ATGGAGTTAACAAGTAATGATGAACTTTTTTATACAATTTTTAACTCTGCGGCAAACGGACTTATTGCATTGCAGCCAGTATACAATAAAGAAAAGATTGAAGATTTCTTACTACTGTTCTGTAATTCCCGTATTCAAGAATATTTTGAAGTTGAAGAATGTAAAAACCAGTTTTTTACAGATATTTTCAAACTTTATGATGCAGATATTCTCATCGAAAAATTCACCGAAACTCTAGTAAATAGAAAAAACTCTACTTTTGAAATCAGTTTTGAAATTGGAGAACAATTATATTGGTTTCGCTTTACAGCAGAAGAAAAAAACGGTTTACTAATCGTTACTGTTGAAAACATAACTGAATATAAAACAAAGAGAAACAATCTTATTGCCGCACTAACAGCGATTGAAAAGCAGGAAAGATTTTATAATTCCATTACCAATACCACACCAGATTTGGTGTATGTATTTGACCTTGCATATAATTTTACGTATGCCAACAAAGCTTTGTTGGATATGTGGGGTAAGTCAGCGCAAGATGCTATAGGTAAAGGCTTAAGAGATAACGGTTACGAAGAATGGCACGCAGTGATGCATGAAAGAGAAATAGACGACGTTGTTGCTAATAAAAAAATGATTAGAGGCACCGTATCCTTTCCTCACGCAGAATTAGGACGAAGAGTTTATGACTACATTTTTGCTCCGGTTTTTAATAAGCAGGGAGAAGTAGAAGCGATAGCCGGAACAACACGCGATATTACAGAAATAAAACTGGCGGAAGAACAGCAGTTTTTAGCAAGAAAAAGGATAGAAGAAAGTGAATCCAGACTGCAGTCTATGATTCACCAGACACCTTCGGCTACATTGGTGCTTATGGGAGCAGATTTGGTAATCGAGCAGATTAATAGACAAATGCTTGCTTTAATTGGCCGTGGCGAAGAAATTATAGGCATGCGGTTGATTGATGTTCTTCCGGAATTAAACGGGCAATATGTTTGGACACAGGTGCAGAACGTTTACAATAAAGGAATTCCTTTTGATCAGGCAGAAGTGCTTGTTCAGCATAACCGAACAGGTGAAATGCGCGACTATTATTATAATCTGGCCTATCGTCCTTTAGTTCAGGATGGGGTGATAACAGGAATGATTCAGGTAGCAGAGGATGTGACAGAACAGGTTACGGCAAGAAATAAAATGGAAGAAAGCGAAAAGCGTTTCAGAGCTTTAGTAAATGCTTCTTCAGATTTTGTGTATCGTATGAATGCAGACTGGACTGTAATGAGAAGTTTAGAAACACTGGATTCTTATGCATCAGAAGGCGAACCAGTTTCTAATTGGATTAACAGTTATATTCATCCTGATGACCGAAAAAAGGCTTTGAAACTTATATCTGAAGCAATAGATAATAAAAGTATTTTCCAATTAGAACATAGAGTTCTAAATGCAAATGGTACTATTGGCTGGAATTTTTCCAGAGTAGTTCCTATATTAGACGATAATAATACTATCATTGAGTGGTTTGGTGCCGCAAGTGATATTACTTCACAAAAAGAAGTACAGCAGATTATTAATGAAAGTGCAGAAAATTTTCGACAGCTTGCCGATTTGGTACCTCAGATTATATGGACAAGCAGGCCGGATGGTTTTATTGATTATTATAATAAGCGCTGGTACGAGTATACGAATTTGAAAGAAAATGAATATGGTGATTCGAGCTGGATTTCTGTATTACACCCGGATGATGTAGAATTAGTTAAAGATAATTGGTATGAGAGTATCCAATCTGGTAATTTTTATCAGCTTGAATTTCGATTAAAAGATAGTGTTACAGGAGAGTATCGCTGGTTTTTAAGTAAAGCAGTTCCTATCAGGGATGCATCAGGAGCTATTACAAAATGGTTTGGTACATGTACAGATATCCATGAACAAAAAACTGCTACCGAAAAATTAGAAGTCCTGATAAATGAACGCACACGGGAACTACAGCGTTCTAATGAAGACTTGCAGCAGTTTGCTCATGTCGCTTCCCATGATTTAAAAGAACCGGTACGAAAAATAAAAACTTTTATAAGCAGACTTGAAGATAATCTTGAAGGAAAACTCGATGACTCGGCAAAGAAATTCATTGACAGAATACACGTCGCATCAGATCGAATGTTTAACATGATAGAAGGTGTTCTGGCGTATTCTAAAATAAATGCAGATCAACAGAAACCAACAGTAGTGGATCTAAATGAAGTTTTAAAAAATATTGAAACCGATTTAGAAGTTTCTTTACAAAAAACAGGCGGTGAAATCTATTATGATAATCTTCCTGTTCTGGAAGGCGCACAGGTATTATTGTACCAGCTTTTTTACAACCTGATTAATAATTCTATTAAGTTCGCTAAAGACGATGTTCCGGTTAAAGTAAAATTATCCTCAAAAATAATAAAACAACAGGATAATGATTTTGCCGTTATTACTGTAGAAGATAATGGAATTGGTTTTAACGAAAATCAGGCAGAAAGAATATTCGAAACTTTTACAAGACTTAATTCTAAAGATTCTTACGAAGGTACAGGTCTGGGATTATCGCTCTGTAAAAAAATAGTTGAACGCCATGCAGGAACTATAACTGCATCGGGAAGTCCATATAATGGAGCAGTATTTACTATAGTGCTTCCTTTGAAACAAGAAGAAAATGATATTTAA
- a CDS encoding Ig-like domain-containing protein, producing the protein MRKQLHGILFKREKSRHFIMWIFFILLTSNLYAQRGYYDAAYKRYEANLGQLSNGASVTAKSYNQADLQSEASDQICVNMSASNAAVQWTLTEAADGLVIRYSVPDGQSGTIGVYNGSTKITTLTLTSTWSWEYLWSNGNPNNNGITNQNPRMRFDEVRYKLPSKIPVSGTLRLVRETGNIHLDFAEMEPIPAAVTAPSGSVTYTGNGSDLQTFIDANGGKKIFVPSGVFNVNRELYFGSANTSLIGAGMWYTQINFTNTSSGNGGLRANASNISFSDLYLTTNSASRSNSYKAINGVFTSGSTIKNIWAEHFECGAWIAQYNVGGPAIADGFTLSHCRFRNNYADGINLCKGTANAIVEHCNFRNNGDDDQAIWSANGQECINNTFRYNTSENCWRACGLAIYGGKNNKAYNLIIKDNLEAGIRVSNNFDGAPFNNDGNHEIHDITVSTCGTFNDTYNNPVAAVDIFSASNAGTQVKNVQLYNIDILDSRNDAISISKRSGDGIYNLSFKNITVNGTGKEYPNNNALNRNWGRGYFVLIAGSPNGNGTYCNMNYSNRGGNAAANEEISAIGNFSWTQSSNCSVTNVPVTGVTIAPTTVTLGAGATQQLTPTIAPANATNKNVSYSSNNTGVATVNASGLVTAIASGSATITVTTQDGAKTASSVITVNSSAAAVTSVSLSPNAASLSVGGTQQLTPTVLPSNATNKSVSYSSNNTGVATVNASGLVTAVANGTATITVTTADGNKTSTALITVSTATGSYFTIKNKWTNNYLYDAGANVGYGATVANNNYKWEKIAVDATNFILKNVGTGDVMHIENLTGSVQCTAAGSDWWSAQWSTENVDGTWVRIKNRWQTGSMIHIENLTGSAQYIGAQNSWESAQWQFQAASASKKINEAVVTAENNTAVSIYPNPSVNNEFNIALPELSPDDTAIITVTDINGRKVLVKKLNSSAKINHDLASGIYVVTIHSNALNISKKLIVK; encoded by the coding sequence GTCTGCATCAAACGCAGCAGTTCAATGGACGTTAACTGAGGCTGCAGACGGACTCGTTATTCGATATAGCGTTCCTGACGGTCAGTCTGGAACAATAGGCGTATATAATGGCAGTACAAAAATTACAACGCTTACTTTGACTTCGACTTGGTCATGGGAATATTTGTGGAGTAATGGAAATCCAAATAACAACGGAATTACAAACCAAAATCCAAGAATGCGTTTTGACGAAGTACGTTATAAACTTCCAAGTAAAATACCAGTATCCGGAACATTGCGTTTGGTAAGAGAAACGGGTAATATTCACTTGGATTTTGCTGAAATGGAACCCATTCCGGCTGCAGTAACAGCGCCTTCAGGTTCTGTAACTTATACAGGAAACGGAAGTGATCTTCAAACTTTTATTGATGCCAACGGCGGTAAAAAAATATTTGTTCCAAGCGGGGTTTTTAATGTGAACCGCGAATTGTATTTTGGTTCTGCCAATACCTCTTTAATTGGAGCGGGAATGTGGTACACGCAGATTAATTTTACCAATACCAGCAGCGGTAACGGAGGATTGAGAGCTAATGCAAGTAATATTTCTTTTTCAGATTTGTATTTAACCACAAATTCTGCTTCAAGAAGTAATTCTTATAAAGCGATAAATGGTGTATTTACATCTGGTTCTACAATAAAAAATATCTGGGCAGAACATTTTGAATGCGGTGCATGGATTGCTCAATATAATGTTGGCGGACCCGCAATTGCAGATGGATTTACCTTATCGCACTGCCGTTTTAGAAATAATTATGCTGATGGAATTAACCTTTGCAAAGGAACGGCAAATGCTATTGTTGAACATTGTAATTTTAGAAATAACGGTGACGACGATCAGGCAATCTGGTCTGCTAACGGACAGGAATGTATCAACAATACTTTTAGATATAATACGTCAGAAAACTGCTGGCGTGCCTGCGGACTGGCTATTTATGGCGGAAAAAATAATAAAGCTTACAACCTGATTATTAAAGACAATCTTGAAGCAGGTATTCGTGTGAGCAATAATTTTGACGGCGCACCATTTAACAATGACGGAAACCATGAAATACACGATATTACAGTAAGCACATGCGGAACTTTTAATGATACTTATAACAATCCTGTTGCGGCGGTAGATATTTTCAGCGCCAGTAATGCCGGAACTCAGGTTAAGAACGTTCAGTTGTATAATATCGATATTTTAGATTCAAGAAACGATGCTATTTCTATAAGCAAAAGATCTGGAGACGGTATTTACAATCTTAGTTTTAAAAACATTACAGTTAACGGAACAGGGAAAGAATATCCAAACAACAATGCTCTTAACAGAAATTGGGGCAGAGGTTATTTTGTACTTATTGCGGGTTCTCCAAACGGAAACGGAACGTACTGCAATATGAATTATTCTAACAGAGGAGGAAATGCAGCAGCTAATGAAGAAATTAGTGCGATTGGCAATTTTTCTTGGACACAAAGCAGTAACTGTTCTGTAACAAATGTTCCGGTAACAGGCGTAACAATTGCACCAACAACAGTAACGCTGGGTGCCGGAGCAACACAACAATTAACGCCGACTATTGCTCCTGCAAATGCAACAAACAAAAATGTATCGTATAGTTCTAATAATACTGGCGTGGCAACAGTAAATGCATCTGGTTTAGTTACTGCGATTGCATCCGGATCTGCCACAATAACGGTTACTACACAAGATGGAGCTAAAACAGCATCATCGGTAATTACTGTAAATTCATCAGCTGCAGCTGTAACAAGCGTTAGTTTAAGTCCTAATGCAGCATCATTATCAGTAGGAGGAACACAACAATTAACACCAACTGTTCTGCCTTCTAATGCAACAAATAAATCGGTAAGTTATAGTTCAAACAATACAGGTGTTGCCACAGTAAATGCTTCAGGACTTGTAACGGCTGTTGCTAACGGAACAGCAACAATTACAGTAACAACAGCAGATGGAAACAAAACCAGTACAGCCTTAATTACGGTAAGTACAGCTACAGGAAGTTATTTTACCATTAAAAACAAATGGACGAATAATTATTTATATGATGCAGGGGCTAATGTAGGTTATGGTGCAACTGTTGCAAATAACAATTACAAATGGGAAAAAATAGCTGTAGATGCCACAAACTTTATCTTGAAAAATGTAGGTACAGGAGATGTAATGCATATTGAAAATTTAACAGGATCTGTACAATGTACAGCAGCAGGATCTGACTGGTGGAGCGCACAATGGTCAACCGAAAATGTAGACGGAACCTGGGTAAGAATCAAAAACAGATGGCAGACAGGAAGTATGATTCATATTGAAAACCTAACAGGTTCTGCTCAATATATAGGAGCTCAAAATAGCTGGGAAAGCGCACAATGGCAGTTTCAGGCAGCTTCGGCATCAAAGAAAATAAATGAAGCCGTAGTAACAGCCGAAAATAATACTGCAGTTAGTATTTATCCGAATCCGTCAGTTAATAATGAATTTAACATTGCATTACCAGAGTTAAGCCCAGACGATACAGCAATAATAACGGTTACAGATATAAACGGAAGAAAAGTTTTAGTAAAGAAACTGAATTCGTCAGCAAAAATTAATCATGATTTGGCTTCTGGAATTTATGTTGTTACAATTCATTCAAATGCTTTAAATATTTCTAAAAAACTGATTGTGAAATAA